Proteins encoded in a region of the Sugiyamaella lignohabitans strain CBS 10342 chromosome B, complete sequence genome:
- a CDS encoding Usp (universal stress protein) family protein, which translates to MSVTFIEPNASKYLGYGLRSSSNSPGLRQSQYKEVVDGDSGSKKDSTRFRRRVSFDTITSDVPATTSGTGSGTNDWSYFWNSSANNSSTALSISPPLNTGFTGSAGANIDGRSVLRSVSPPPYDASIEFGGGLSGLYSTNAVDMIATPVVSNSGTAGGATISNSVSANLRDYMKDKDMSSFVVQTRHKGYKTSISSRTILFSLTTKEYSDQSLRWTLKNLLEDGDELVCLKMYHSSDELESIAADYGKRIMYQKRAEAILDGIVSMVDPDLKINIVVELGIGKVKALALKTLVLYQPSIVVVGTSEKSFSNIARVRYKKTISSYLIARSPVPVIIVSPTRMTTTTSEGTVSSGGSLFRRGYSITPSMSPTDVSCSLLPPASVTTSGTSILTPLSTSSSASSPPVKSSIQPFQFAQKRRRSSTSSEAEDAWPANNIPGSLAYYNYISSAIKANSKNMPKKRSSSSKKFPQKIDVDNVPALPTILSPPIYSQDITSTISTSVQIPSAQSNVQSNPLSDQPSVTRVISPTSATSTPYSMMSPVTPPMEISPTIETSKGVDIEPMVAANVDPNSEVCVLPPTPDLKTQMQPTLPVPSITFADPQPPQEKCSFDDTTRTLLLRRRSTDDTRSTPSAANLRLSPSLSSDAAISSSSSNNSSSINLTTSSMTRNRRASSTTSNLARQTIKWTSKLSPSFLIPKSYRRNS; encoded by the coding sequence ATGTCAGTGACCTTTATCGAGCCAAACGCATCGAAATATCTAGGTTATGGTTTACGAAGCTCTTCCAATAGCCCCGGTTTACGGCAAAGCCAGTACAAGGAGGTAGTCGATGGCGACTCTGGCTCTAAAAAGGACAGTACAAGATTCAGAAGAAGGGTTAGCTTCGACACCATAACCTCAGATGTGCCTGCGACAACCAGCGGGACTGGCTCGGGTACCAATGACTGGTCATATTTCTGGAATTCTAGTGCGAACAATAGTAGCACTGCTTTATCGATAAGCCCGCCTTTGAATACTGGTTTCACCGGCAGCGCTGGTGCTAATATTGATGGAAGGAGTGTACTTAGGAGTGTTTCGCCTCCGCCTTACGATGCATCTATTGAATTTGGCGGGGGTCTATCTGGCCTTTACTCAACCAATGCAGTAGATATGATTGCAACCCCTGTTGTTAGTAATAGTGGCACTGCTGGCGGTGCTACTATATCCAATTCAGTTTCTGCAAATCTCCGTGACTATATGAAAGACAAGGACATGTCTTCATTTGTGGTACAAACGCGGCATAAAGGTTATAAAACTAGCATATCCTCACGAACTATTCTTTTCTCGCTAACGACCAAAGAATATTCAGATCAGTCACTTAGATGGACTCTAAAAAACCTGCTGGAAGATGGCGATGAGCTGGTATGCTTAAAAATGTATCATTCCAGTGATGAACTCGAGTCGATAGCTGCTGATTATGGCAAACGAATCATGTATCAGAAGCGAGCAGAGGCTATCCTGGACGGTATTGTCAGTATGGTTGATCCTGATCTGAAGATTAATATCGTTGTTGAGCTAGGAATCGGCAAAGTCAAGGCCCTGGCTCTGAAGACTTTGGTTCTTTATCAGCCCTCGATAGTAGTTGTTGGTACTAGTGAAAAATCATTTTCAAACATCGCTAGAGTTAGGTACAAGAAGACCATTTCAAGTTATCTCATTGCTAGGAGTCCTGTGCCCGTTATTATTGTGTCACCCACAAGAATgactaccaccaccagtgaaGGAACTGTTTCTTCAGGAGGAAGTCTATTCCGTAGGGGGTACAGTATTACACCCAGTATGAGCCCAACTGATGTTTCATGTTCGCTATTGCCACCAGCTTCTGTGACCACGTCAGGGACTTCAATTCTGACTCCCTTGTCCACGTCATCgtctgcttcttctccgCCTGTTAAAAGTTCGATTCAACCTTTCCAGTTCGCACAGAAGAGACGGAGAAgcagtactagtagtgaagctgaagatgcaTGGCCTGCAAATAATATTCCTGGAAGTTTGGCTTACTACAACTATATTAGTTCTGCTATAAAAGCCAACTCAAAAAATATGCCCAAAAAACGATCGAGTagttcaaaaaaattcccCCAGAAGATTGATGTCGATAATGTTCCAGCACTTCCGACCATTTTATCACCTCCTATTTATTCACAGGATATAACTAGTACGATAAGTACTAGTGTTCAAATTCCTTCTGCTCAGTCTAATGTACAGTCCAACCCACTGTCGGATCAACCGTCGGTTACTCGGGTTATTTCTCCTACTTCGGCTACAAGTACCCCATACTCGATGATGAGTCCTGTCACTCCTCCTATGGAGATTTCACCAACCATCGAAACTTCCAAAGGTGTTGATATCGAACCGATGGTAGCAGCAAATGTGGATCCAAACTCTGAAGTCTGTGTTTTACCTCCTACCCCCGATCTCAAGACACAGATGCAGCCTACCCTTCCAGTTCCTTCAATCACGTTTGCAGACCCTCAGCCACCTCAAGAAAAGTGTTCGTTTGATGATACAACTCGGACACTTCTCTTACGTAGGAGATCTACCGATGACACACGGTCGACCCCATCAGCTGCTAATCTCCGTTTATCACCATCATTGTCGTCAGATGCTGCAATAAGCAGTTCaagcagcaacaactcATCCAGCATAAACTTAACAACCTCTTCTATGACGCGTAACAGGCGTGCTTCCTCTACAACTTCAAACCTTGCTCGCCAGACTATCAAATGGACATCAAAACTTAGCCCCTCGTTTCTAATACCAAAATCTTATCGGAGGAACTCTTAG
- the STL1 gene encoding glucose-inactivated glycerol proton symporter STL1, producing MSSLMSGILNIWFFAFSFVPWFLIDRVGRKPLFLIGTAGQMIAFIISAGMVFKVNQDPEGNRNFAIVAATMLFVFLGAFTFGMQATVWVYPTEIIPLRLRSKGTAISTASNWIFNFLVVEIAPSAVQNIGFKAYIIFAVFNFVFLFIVYFYFKETKGLSLEAVDALYAKKGALESHNFAVLESGKMEKDTHEEFIETVPETE from the coding sequence ATGTCTAGTCTAATGAGTGGAATATTGAATATCTGGTTCTTCgcattttcatttgttcCATGGTTTTTAATTGACAGGGTCGGAAGAAAGCCACTGTTCCTTATTGGTACTGCAGGGCAAATGATAGCCTTTATTATTTCAGCAGGAATGGTATTCAAAGTTAACCAAGATCCTGAAGGAAACAGAAATTTTGCAATTGTAGCTGCAACTATGTTATTTGTTTTCCTAGGTGCTTTTACTTTTGGTATGCAGGCTACTGTCTGGGTATATCCGACTGAAATTATACCCCTGCGATTGAGATCAAAGGGTACTGCTATCAGTACAGCTTCAAATTGgatattcaattttttggTGGTTGAAATCGCACCTTCAGCGGTCCAAAATATTGGATTCAAGGCTTATATTATCTTTGCGGTATTCaattttgtgtttttgttcattgtttatttctatttcaAGGAGACCAAAGGCTTATCTTTGGAAGCTGTGGATGCACTGTATGCGAAAAAAGGGGCTCTTGAGAGTCACAATTTTGCAGTACTCGAATCAGGTAAAATGGAGAAGGACACTCACGAAGAATTTATTGAGACCGTACCGGAAACTGAGTAA
- the GOR1 gene encoding Gor1p (Glyoxylate reductase; null mutation results in increased biomass after diauxic shift; the authentic, non-tagged protein is detected in highly purified mitochondria in high-throughput studies; protein abundance increases in response to DNA replication stress; GO_component: GO:0005737 - cytoplasm [Evidence IEA,IEA]; GO_component: GO:0005737 - cytoplasm [Evidence IDA] [PMID 14562095]; GO_component: GO:0005739 - mitochondrion [Evidence IEA,IEA]; GO_component: GO:0005739 - mitochondrion [Evidence IDA] [PMID 14576278]; GO_component: GO:0005739 - mitochondrion [Evidence IDA] [PMID 16823961]; GO_component: GO:0005634 - nucleus [Evidence IEA,IEA]; GO_component: GO:0005634 - nucleus [Evidence IDA] [PMID 14562095]; GO_function: GO:0051287 - NAD binding [Evidence IEA]; GO_function: GO:0048037 - cofactor binding [Evidence IEA]; GO_function: GO:0047964 - glyoxylate reductase activity [Evidence IEA]; GO_function: GO:0047964 - glyoxylate reductase activity [Evidence IMP] [PMID 17173333]; GO_function: GO:0016491 - oxidoreductase activity [Evidence IEA]; GO_function: GO:0016616 - oxidoreductase activity, acting on the CH-OH group of donors, NAD or NADP as acceptor [Evidence IEA]; GO_function: GO:0016616 - oxidoreductase activity, acting on the CH-OH group of donors, NAD or NADP as acceptor [Evidence ISS] [PMID 9341119]; GO_process: GO:0009436 - glyoxylate catabolic process [Evidence IMP] [PMID 17173333]; GO_process: GO:0008152 - metabolic process [Evidence IEA]; GO_process: GO:0008152 - metabolic process [Evidence ISS] [PMID 9341119]; GO_process: GO:0055114 - oxidation-reduction process [Evidence IEA,IEA]), with protein sequence MSETPSKPKLLILGKLSHIQKEWNDFAQKYEVVEFISKSRDEFITDCKGKYDGLVGIYSFVTGQHVIGGMDEEIAKALPSTLKFVCHSGAGYNLIDVQHLSRRGIQVSNTPLVVNGATADTAIYLMLGALRNFNRLATELRRNNWNRNVPEAHDPAGKVLGILGMGGVGQAFRDKATVFGFSKILYHNRHRLSEEEEKGAEYVSFDDLLAQSDVLSLNLPLNANTRGIICAETLCKCKEGVTIVNVGRGALINEADLVKALESGKVYSVGLDSYEEEPVINAGLLSNENVLLLPHIGTHSVETRREMELVTLRNLKSGLETGKLINLVSEQVGLF encoded by the coding sequence ATGTCAGAAACACCATCGAAGCCCAAGCTCCTTATTTTGGGGAAACTGTCGCATATACAGAAGGAATGGAATGATTTTGCCCAAAAGTATGAAGTGGTAGAGTTTATATCGAAGTCGAGGGATGAATTCATCACCGACTGTAAGGGAAAATATGATGGCTTAGTGGGAATTTATAGCTTCGTCACTGGACAGCATGTTATTGGTGGCATGGATGAAGAGATAGCCAAAGCTTTACCTTCCACGCTGAAGTTTGTGTGTCATAGCGGGGCCGGTTACAATTTGATAGATGTCCAACATTTATCTCGGCGAGGAATCCAAGTTTCCAATACGCCTTTAGTTGTCAACGGGGCGACTGCCGATACAGCAATCTACTTGATGCTCGGGGCCCTAAGAAATTTTAACCGCCTAGCTACAGAATTACGGAGGAATAATTGGAACAGAAACGTTCCTGAAGCACATGATCCTGCTGGTAAGGTGCTTGGAATTCTTGGCATGGGTGGTGTTGGACAAGCTTTCCGCGATAAGGCCACAGTTTTCGGATTCTCCAAGATTCTATATCACAATCGTCACCGCTTGAGtgaggaggaagaaaaaggtGCTGAATATGTATCCTTTGATGATCTACTTGCCCAGTCAGATGTTCTTTCTTTGAATTTACCTTTAAATGCTAACACGAGAGGTATAATCTGTGCCGAAACTTTGTGTAAGTGTAAAGAAGGAGTAACTATTGTAAATGTTGGTCGCGGTGCTTTGATTAATGAAGCAGATCTTGTGAAAGCTCTGGAATCGGGTAAGGTTTACAGTGTTGGATTGGATTCTTACGAGGAAGAACCAGTAATCAATGCTGGGCTACTATCTAATGAAAACGTCTTGCTGCTACCTCACATAGGAACTCATTCTGTTGAGACTAGACGAGAAATGGAACTGGTTACCCTTCGTAATCTCAAATCGGGACTCGAAACGGGAAAGTTGATAAATCTCGTCTCAGAGCAAGTTGGTCTGTTTTAG
- the STL1 gene encoding glucose-inactivated glycerol proton symporter STL1: protein MNGINTLAYFTGPLFTSYIGLTELVSHILSGALFTFQLMGSFVAYGLIDRLGRRKLMLISSAGMGTFMLGFCISISQTPAKSAAIAASVFVFLFTFSFPVGFLGPPFLYATEIAPLAYRVHINAVSTATTWAFNFLIAEVTPTAVNNIHWRYYLIFAIINLCIIVPVIYFFFPETAARPLEEIDEIFMNSKNMFEVVPIARRLQTREVSEGTNVLGKDEVEYIEHSA from the coding sequence ATGAACGGTATCAACACGTTAGCATACTTTACTGGACCCCTTTTCACTTCCTACATCGGTCTGACAGAGCTGGTTTCTCATATCTTGTCAGGGGCTCTCTTCACATTCCAATTGATGGGCTCTTTTGTTGCCTATGGCTTGATTGATAGACTCGGAAGGCGAAAACTGATGCTTATATCTTCTGCTGGTATGGGCACTTTTATGCTAGGGTTCTGCATTTCAATTTctcaaactcctgcgaaaTCTGCGGCCATCGCTGCCTCTGTCTTTGTTTTCCTTTTCACATTCTCTTTCCCAGTAGGATTCCTTGGACCCCCATTCTTATATGCTACTGAAATTGCTCCACTTGCTTACAGAGTGCACATCAACGCTGTGTCGACTGCAACTACGTGGGCGTTCAACTTTTTAATTGCTGAGGTGACTCCAACGGCCGTCAATAACATCCATTGGCGTTACTATCTCATATTTGCAATTATTAATTTGTGTATCATAGTGCCTGTTATTTACTTTTTCTTCCCTgagacagcagcaagacCATTGGAGGAGATCGATGAGATTTTCATGAATTCGAAGAACATGTTCGAGGTTGTGCCAATTGCAAGACGTCTACAAACAAGAGAAGTTTCGGAAGGCACAAACGTATTAGGCAAAGATGAAGTAGAATATATCGAACATAGTGCCTAG
- the STL1 gene encoding glucose-inactivated glycerol proton symporter STL1 yields MAKYFGFRGPRLLDFMLYTIVVPVYIWFGYNAAAAGGILNLKSFISLFPSIDTLDTTGHEKTHNAQIQGTFVALYPAGCIFGSMSCVIVGDRLGRIKTGFIGAVIATIGHILQGSAFSLGQLMAGRIISGLGYGMVTATVPLWQAECSTARHRGTFIVMEGIYICVGLAFSQWLGLGMSFVGSSGSWRLQLVFPTLNGLIVIAFILFCPESPRWLVKVGRVQDAREVLAVLEDISPDDMSITISIESYQASLEETGKGSFLGLFKNGRERIFHRTMIAAVCLMFQQ; encoded by the coding sequence ATGGccaaatattttggatttcGAGGTCCCAGACTGTTGGATTTTATGCTCTATACCATTGTGGTTCCGGTTTATATCTGGTTCGGATACaatgcagcagctgctggtggaatTCTAAATCTCAAATCTTTCATTAGCCTGTTTCCCAGTATCGATACACTGGACACAACAGGCCATGAAAAAACACACAATGCTCAGATTCAGGGAACTTTCGTAGCCTTGTATCCAGCTGGTTGTATATTTGGTTCTATGAGTTGTGTTATAGTTGGTGATAGGCTTGGGCGAATCAAAACCGGGTTTATTGGTGCTGTAATCGCAACCATTGGTCATATTTTGCAAGGATCTGCTTTTTCGCTAGGTCAGTTAATGGCAGGCAGAATTATTTCTGGCTTAGGTTACGGAATGGTTACTGCTACTGTACCACTCTGGCAGGCTGAATGCTCCACTGCTCGTCATAGAGGTACCTTTATTGTCATGGAAGGTATATATATCTGTGTTGGTTTGGCTTTCTCTCAATGGCTGGGCTTGGGTATGTCTTTTGTGGGCTCCTCTGGTTCTTGGAGATTACAACTTGTATTTCCCACCCTCAATGGTTTGATTGTGATCGCTTTTATCCTCTTTTGTCCAGAATCACCACGATGGCTAGTCAAGGTGGGCCGTGTTCAAGACGCCCGCGAAGTCTTAGCTGTTCTAGAGGACATAAGTCCAGATGACATGAGTATAACAATTAGTATTGAAAGCTATCAAGCATCCCTAGAGGAAACGGGTAAAGGTAGTTTCCTTGGGTTGTTTAAGAATGGCAGAGAGCGAATTTTCCATAGAACCATGATAGCTGCTGTTTGCTTGATGTTCCAACAGTAA
- the AQR1 gene encoding Aqr1p (Plasma membrane transporter of the major facilitator superfamily; member of the 12-spanner drug:H(+) antiporter DHA1 family; confers resistance to short-chain monocarboxylic acids and quinidine; involved in the excretion of excess amino acids; AQR1 has a paralog, QDR1, that arose from the whole genome duplication; relocalizes from plasma membrane to cytoplasm upon DNA replication stress; GO_component: GO:0005737 - cytoplasm [Evidence IDA] [PMID 22842922]; GO_component: GO:0016021 - integral component of membrane [Evidence IEA,IEA]; GO_component: GO:0016021 - integral component of membrane [Evidence ISM] [PMID 12192589]; GO_component: GO:0016020 - membrane [Evidence IEA,IEA,IEA]; GO_component: GO:0005886 - plasma membrane [Evidence IDA] [PMID 11922628]; GO_component: GO:0005886 - plasma membrane [Evidence IDA] [PMID 22842922]; GO_function: GO:0015238 - drug transmembrane transporter activity [Evidence IMP] [PMID 11922628]; GO_function: GO:0008028 - monocarboxylic acid transmembrane transporter activity [Evidence IMP] [PMID 11922628]; GO_function: GO:0005215 - transporter activity [Evidence IEA]; GO_process: GO:0032973 - amino acid export [Evidence IGI,IMP] [PMID 15590823]; GO_process: GO:0006855 - drug transmembrane transport [Evidence IMP] [PMID 11922628]; GO_process: GO:0015718 - monocarboxylic acid transport [Evidence IMP] [PMID 11922628]; GO_process: GO:0055085 - transmembrane transport [Evidence IEA]; GO_process: GO:0006810 - transport [Evidence IEA,IEA]) produces the protein MSEIDIESGILTSQVRDDEEKVVRVQSAPEAPVSIYQGKELYMIIGVSATASFLSTVSVPIYLPAFPDLERDFNVTVEKMNLTVTIYSIFQGVSPIFWGTLSDTIGRRPAFVSCLIVYVGACIGLALSPSYWFLFGMRILQAFGGASTVAILNGIIGDLTSRKSRGSYVGIASGLTLMGNCFGPLIGAGITSGMGWRAMFWFLVITAGAILLLVLLILPETNRFIVGDGSFYPTKIYNQSPYAFFRSRSTGVPFRKQDPEYEQARPSGSHKLDVLAAIRILMEWDAILVLIPASLHYTTWFMVLTAQSTLLSANYNFSTAKIGYAYLASGVGSIVGSVLAGRVMARSYNKAMAAYKQKCIDDGLEIDISNFDLPRARLKPTFYPSFALAAFAIVFGWTIEKKVQYVVPILATFFISSSSMYFVNTSMTLFIDLFPEDSASASAVVNLARCLVCAAGLAVVDRMISTLGAGGTFTLMSGICLVSMLSILLEIRIGSKIDIKRRLKKGQHVRL, from the coding sequence ATGAGCGAGATTGATATTGAGTCTGGAATACTCACTAGCCAAGTGAGAGATGACGAGGAAAAGGTGGTCCGAGTGCAGTCGGCTCCAGAAGCGCCTGTTTCCATTTATCAGGGCAAAGAACTTTATATGATAATTGGTGTATCTGCGACAGCCAGCTTCCTCTCTACTGTATCAGTACCCATTTATCTACCAGCATTCCCAGACCTTGAAAGGGACTTTAATGTCACTGTCGAAAAGATGAATCTAACAGTGACCATCTATTCAATTTTTCAGGGTGTATCTCCCATCTTTTGGGGCACCTTGTCTGACACAATCGGTAGAAGGCCGGCATTCGTGTCATGCTTAATAGTATATGTTGGTGCATGTATAGGATTAGCATTGTCTCCATCATATTGGTTCTTATTTGGCATGCGAATTCTGCAAGCTTTTGGAGGAGCCTCAACAGTGGCTATTTTGAATGGAATAATTGGCGACCTAACATCAAGGAAGTCTAGGGGTAGCTATGTTGGAATTGCATCAGGACTCACATTAATGGGCAATTGCTTTGGTCCACTGATAGGTGCTGGAATTACCTCAGGTATGGGTTGGAGAGCTATGTTCTGGTTCCTAGTTATTACAGCAGGAGCCATTCTTTTGCTAGTCTTGTTGATCCTGCCAGAAACCAATAGATTCATAGTAGGAGATGGCTCGTTTTatccaacaaaaatatataatcaaTCTCCGTATGCATTTTTTAGAAGTAGAAGCACTGGTGTACCATTTCGTAAACAAGATCCTGAATATGAACAAGCGAGGCCCTCTGGATCCCACAAGTTAGACGTCCTAGCTGCAATTCGAATTTTAATGGAATGGGACGCAATTTTAGTTCTGATCCCTGCCTCTCTTCATTATACCACATGGTTCATGGTGTTGACTGCTCAGTCCACTCTTCTCAGTGCGAATTATAATTTTTCGACAGCAAAAATCGGATACGCCTATCTGGCAAGCGGTGTTGGTAGCATCGTTGGTAGTGTACTTGCGGGAAGAGTCATGGCCCGGTCGTACAACAAAGCCATGGCAGCGTATAAACAAAAGTGCATAGATGACGGTTTAGAAATTGACATTTCAAATTTTGATCTTCCGAGAGCTCGACTAAAGCCAACATTTTATCCCTCTTTCGCCTTAGCAGCATTTGCCATTGTGTTTGGTTGGACCATAGAGAAGAAAGTTCAGTACGTCGTTCCAATACTAGCTACCTTCTTTATCTCTAGTTCATCCATGTATTTCGTCAACACTTCTATGACGTTATTTATCGACCTATTTCCTGAAGATTCCGCGAGTGcatctgctgttgttaATCTTGCTCGGTGCTTGGTATGTGCTGCTGGGTTAGCTGTGGTTGACAGAATGATTAGCACCTTGGGAGCAGGAGGAACATTTACACTTATGTCTGGTATTTGTCTTGTGTCAATGCTTTCAATTTTGCTTGAGATTCGTATTGGGAGCAAAATTGACATAAAGCGAAGATTGAAAAAGGGCCAACATGTAAGACTTTAA